A window of Pedococcus aerophilus contains these coding sequences:
- the tdh gene encoding L-threonine 3-dehydrogenase, whose amino-acid sequence MRALVKTTAGPGLELMDVPEPVTGPTDVKIRVLRAGLCGTDLHLEQWDDWAASTVAPPMTIGHEFYGEVVEVGEDVTNIRVGQRASGEGHIVCGTCRNCRAGRRHMCIHTKGIGVNRDGAFADFVVIPATNVWVQPDDLDPDLAAVFDPLGNATHTALSFPMAGEDVVITGAGPIGVMAAALARHVGARHVVVTDISDYRLELAKNAGADLVVNAATSNLRAAMDELGMKEGFDVGLEMSGVPSAVEDMLAHMNHGGRVAMLGLPKDRFAIDWGRVITHMITIKGIYGREMYDTWYAMSSMLGASPLLQERISSVITHRFPAEQWQDAFAAARSGQCGKVIMDWS is encoded by the coding sequence GTGCGCGCACTCGTGAAGACCACTGCCGGTCCGGGGCTGGAGCTCATGGACGTCCCCGAGCCCGTCACCGGCCCCACCGACGTGAAGATCCGGGTGCTGCGGGCGGGCCTGTGCGGCACCGACCTGCACCTCGAGCAGTGGGACGACTGGGCCGCGTCGACCGTGGCCCCGCCCATGACGATCGGCCACGAGTTCTACGGCGAGGTCGTCGAGGTCGGTGAGGACGTCACCAACATCCGCGTGGGCCAGCGGGCGTCCGGTGAGGGACACATCGTGTGCGGCACCTGTCGCAACTGCCGTGCAGGTCGCCGCCACATGTGCATCCACACCAAGGGGATCGGCGTGAACCGCGACGGGGCGTTCGCCGACTTCGTCGTCATCCCCGCCACCAACGTCTGGGTGCAGCCCGACGACCTCGACCCCGACCTGGCCGCCGTCTTCGACCCCCTGGGCAACGCCACCCACACCGCCCTGTCCTTCCCCATGGCCGGCGAGGACGTCGTCATCACCGGCGCCGGGCCGATCGGGGTCATGGCCGCGGCCCTGGCGCGCCACGTCGGCGCCCGCCACGTGGTCGTCACCGACATCAGCGACTACCGCCTCGAGCTGGCGAAGAACGCCGGGGCCGACCTCGTCGTCAACGCCGCGACCTCGAACCTGCGCGCGGCGATGGACGAGCTGGGCATGAAGGAGGGCTTCGACGTGGGCCTGGAGATGTCGGGGGTGCCGAGCGCCGTCGAGGACATGCTCGCCCACATGAACCACGGTGGCCGCGTCGCGATGCTGGGCCTGCCCAAGGACCGGTTCGCCATCGACTGGGGCCGAGTCATCACCCACATGATCACCATCAAGGGGATCTACGGCCGCGAGATGTACGACACCTGGTACGCGATGAGCTCGATGCTCGGCGCCTCTCCCCTCCTCCAGGAGCGCATCTCCTCGGTCATCACCCACCGCTTCCCCGCGGAGCAGTGGCAGGACGCGTTCGCCGCGGCCCGGTCGGGTCAGTGCGGCAAAGTCATCATGGATTGGAGCTGA
- a CDS encoding glycine C-acetyltransferase, with protein sequence MYGTVKDELATTLREIEDAGLYKRERELTSPQSAHITTAKAGALNFCANNYLGLADHPDVEAAAAKALQDWGFGMASVRFICGTQELHKQLERAISDFLQTEDTILYSSCFDANGGVFEVLFGAEDAIISDELNHASIIDGIRLSKAKRFRYKNADMTDLRAQLEAAAAAGARRTVVVTDGVFSMDGFLAPLDQICDLADEFGAMVLVDDSHAVGFVGDGGRGTPERFGVMDRVDIITGTLGKALGGASGGYVAAHQEIVDLLRQRSRPYLFSNAVAPSVAAGSLKALQIAAESAEARAQLTRNTELFRSLMTQAGFDLLPGEHPITPVMFPGEDGARKAAQIAEAMLDEGVYVIAFSYPVVPAGKARIRVQLSAGHSEEDVRACVAAFVAARDKVA encoded by the coding sequence ATGTACGGCACCGTCAAGGACGAGCTGGCCACCACCCTGCGCGAGATCGAGGACGCCGGGCTCTACAAGCGTGAGCGCGAGCTGACCTCACCGCAGTCGGCCCACATCACCACGGCCAAGGCCGGCGCGCTCAACTTCTGCGCCAACAACTACCTCGGTCTCGCGGACCACCCCGACGTCGAGGCCGCTGCGGCAAAGGCGTTGCAGGACTGGGGATTCGGCATGGCGAGCGTGCGCTTCATCTGTGGGACGCAGGAGCTGCACAAGCAGCTCGAGCGAGCCATCTCCGACTTCCTGCAGACCGAGGACACGATCCTCTACTCGTCGTGCTTCGACGCGAACGGCGGTGTCTTCGAGGTCTTGTTCGGCGCCGAGGACGCCATCATCAGCGACGAGCTCAACCACGCCTCGATCATCGACGGCATCCGGCTCTCGAAGGCCAAGCGCTTCCGCTACAAGAACGCCGACATGACCGACCTGCGCGCACAGCTCGAGGCCGCGGCAGCTGCCGGGGCGCGCCGCACCGTCGTCGTCACAGACGGCGTCTTCTCGATGGACGGGTTCCTCGCGCCGCTGGACCAGATCTGCGACCTGGCCGACGAGTTCGGCGCGATGGTGCTCGTCGACGACAGCCACGCCGTGGGCTTCGTCGGGGACGGTGGTCGCGGCACCCCGGAGCGGTTCGGCGTCATGGACCGGGTCGACATCATCACCGGGACGCTGGGCAAGGCCCTCGGCGGTGCGTCCGGCGGCTACGTCGCTGCGCACCAGGAGATCGTCGACCTGCTGCGCCAGCGGTCCCGGCCCTACCTGTTCTCGAACGCCGTCGCCCCGAGCGTGGCCGCCGGCTCCCTCAAGGCCCTGCAGATCGCTGCCGAGTCCGCCGAGGCGCGGGCGCAGCTCACGCGCAACACCGAGCTGTTCCGTTCGCTGATGACCCAGGCGGGGTTCGACCTGCTCCCGGGCGAGCACCCGATCACCCCGGTGATGTTCCCGGGCGAGGACGGTGCACGAAAGGCGGCCCAGATCGCCGAGGCCATGCTCGACGAGGGCGTCTACGTCATCGCCTTCTCCTATCCCGTCGTCCCTGCCGGCAAGGCACGCATCCGCGTGCAGCTGTCGGCCGGGCACTCCGAGGAGGACGTCAGGGCCTGCGTCGCCGCGTTCGTCGCCGCGAGGGACAAGGTCGCCTGA
- a CDS encoding OsmC family protein: protein MAQETGGTGLGHRSISMERVEKGVFEVTNVRGGTMRIGGGDSADFTPVELLLTAIAGCSAVDVDFITVKRAEPESFVVEASGDKVRDDDGNHMDGLQVRFSVTFPEGEAGDKAREMLPKAIAMSHDRLCTVSRTVVLGSPIDSGVAEA from the coding sequence ATGGCGCAGGAGACCGGCGGCACCGGACTGGGGCACCGCTCGATCAGCATGGAGCGGGTCGAGAAGGGTGTCTTCGAGGTGACGAACGTCCGCGGCGGCACGATGCGCATCGGGGGAGGGGACAGCGCCGACTTCACGCCGGTCGAGCTGCTCCTCACCGCGATCGCCGGGTGCAGCGCGGTCGACGTCGACTTCATCACGGTGAAGCGCGCGGAGCCCGAGTCGTTCGTCGTGGAGGCATCGGGGGACAAGGTGCGTGACGACGACGGCAACCACATGGACGGGCTGCAGGTCCGCTTCTCGGTGACCTTCCCCGAGGGGGAGGCGGGCGACAAGGCCCGCGAGATGCTGCCGAAGGCCATCGCGATGTCGCACGACCGGTTGTGCACCGTCAGCCGCACCGTGGTGCTAGGGAGCCCCATCGACAGCGGTGTCGCCGAGGCGTAG